A section of the Etheostoma cragini isolate CJK2018 chromosome 12, CSU_Ecrag_1.0, whole genome shotgun sequence genome encodes:
- the LOC117953753 gene encoding TSC22 domain family protein 2-like isoform X1 has translation MSKMPAKKKSCFQITSVTQAQVAGIGAADDTESLDDPDESRTEDVSSEIYDMSRAEYEPACEINVSEEALNNVGESEAIIVMAPSHIPQGGQVSAMSGNIMGEFRKVGVSGSTQGGPQPPGLGATTGVSLFTQPGAMQQQPAPAASGPVNTSQPAAVTSPAPPPATSTVSCTSRFRVIKLDHGTGEPFRRGRWTCTEFYEKDSEGSAVSRTGDSIRHASATTLDPAADRDSGLGHTGGSVVTPATHSGQGLGSVADASLSSSRMHLVEMPPPQQQQQQQIHHPNYSATQSAFSSIKPTVGSLQPSAPQSVLPLGQNGLPQSVIHMQKSPIMPLSAQPIAYPPLQQQQPVPIGHQLNSVSSGLLQNQTEYYQQQQPTSMQSGVSTGQTLPVSSLSAGLQPVGQGHTSVLLPSSGGASVPSQVGDVVGAGGGSVPTGQPAPGLLQQQTGGMGGVGGSMLVGGSALHPQAVSQYTATGQPQPHGILSTSSGVQNVPAIAVSATVITAVSSASSAAMPNATTSSLPPGQIPHSRTLVALGMQGLPATGFGHKEGGVGGKLEGLVNAQSPVVSGKEPVRSLMPESLQLATPTVNSLFGIHIPDDGDMDRNPSKAFYQAFQSCSRLRDSKAHSDRASGTNVAAIDNKIEQAMDLVKSHLMYAVREEVEVLKEQIKELFERNSVLERENAVLKSLANSEQLSQLPAQSATSSGTTPPQQGLIQPQPQAQPPLQVQPQPQSHGQLQLQHHPKPQQLQTQLDPGQQQMQPNVTSA, from the exons ATGTCGAAAATGCCGGCCAAGAAAAAGAGCTGTTTTCAGATCACGAGTGTGACTCAGGCCCAGGTGGCGGGTATAGGTGCCGCCGACGACACGGAGAGTCTGGACGATCCAGACGAGTCACGGACTGAAGATGTCTCGTCAGAGATATACGACATGTCAAGGGCTGAGTACGAGCCTGCATGTGAAATTAATGTATCTGAAGAAGCCCTGAATAATGTCGGGGAGTCAGAGGCAATCATTGTTATGGCACCATCACACATACCTCAAGGCGGTCAGGTGTCTGCCATGTCAGGCAATATCATGGGGGAGTTTCGAAAGGTGGGAGTGTCGGGCTCAACTCAAGGTGGTCCGCAGCCTCCGGGGCTCGGCGCTACTACCGGTGTGTCCCTCTTCACTCAGCCTGGGGCAATGCAGCAACAGCCTGCTCCAGCAGCCAGCGGTCCAGTAAACACATCCCAACCTGCTGCAGTGACCagtccagctcctcctcctgccaCCTCCACGGTGAGTTGCACTTCACGCTTCAGGGTCATTAAACTCGATCATGGTACTGGAGAACCCTTTCGAAGAGGCAGGTGGACATGTACGGAGTTTTATGAGAAAGACTCTGAGGGCTCTGCTGTTAGTAGAACTGGGGATAGCATTAGGCATGCCAGTGCAACAACACTGGACCCTgctgcagacagagacagtggGCTTGGGCATACAGGAGGATCTGTGGTTACCCCGGCAACACACTCAGGTCAGGGCTTGGGCTCTGTGGCGGATGCTTCTCTCTCTTCGTCCCGCATGCATTTGGTGGAGATGCCGCcaccgcagcagcagcagcagcagcagatccaCCATCCTAACTACAGCGCCACACAGAGTGCTTTCTCCAGCATCAAGCCAACAGTGGGAAGTCTCCAGCCTTCTGCTCCCCAGAGCGTGCTGCCTCTCGGACAAAACGGCCTGCCTCAATCTGTTATCCACATGCAGAAGTCCCCCATAATGCCTCTTTCAGCTCAGCCCATTGCTTACCCTCccctgcagcagcaacagccgGTTCCTATTGGCCACCAGCTGAACAGCGTGTCTTCTGGATTGCTACAGAACCAGACAGAGTACTATCAGCAGCAACAGCCCACCTCCATGCAGTCAGGAGTATCCACTGGCCAGACCCTTCCAGTGTCCAGCCTCTCAGCGGGGCTACAGCCTGTGGGACAAGGACACACTTCGGTTTTGCTTCCATCCTCTGGAGGGGCTTCCGTGCCCAGTCAGGTTGGAGATGTTGtaggagcaggaggagggtCTGTGCCTACCGGACAGCCAGCTCCAGGCCTCTTGCAGCAGCAGACAGGAGGAATGGGAGGTGTAGGAGGCTCCATGCTGGTTGGTGGATCTGCTTTGCATCCGCAGGCAGTGAGTCAGTATACAGCCACTGGACAGCCTCAACCCCACGGCATCCTCTCTACATCCTCCGGTGTACAAAATGTGCCTGCCATCGCAGTGAGCGCCACTGTGATCACTGCTGTGTCCAGTGCCTCCAGTGCAGCCATGCCAAATGCGACGACCTCCAGTTTGCCTCCAGGTCAGATACCCCACAGCAGGACTCTAGTGGCTTTGGGGATGCAGGGCCTCCCAGCAACTGGATTTGGACATAAAGAGGGTGGTGTTGGAGGGAAGTTAGAGGGTCTTGTCAATGCACAGTCTCCTGTTGTCTCTGGTAAGGAACCAGTGAGGTCCCTCATGCCTGAGAGCCTGCAGCTCGCCACTCCCACTGTCAACAGCCTGTTTGGAATCCACATACCTGATGACGGAGATATGGACAG GAACCCCTCCAAGGCGTTCTACCAAGCCTTCCAGTCTTGCAGCAGATTAAGAGACTCAAAGGCCCACAGTGATAG gGCCTCTGGAACCAATGTTGCAGCCATTGACAATAAAATTGAACAGGCAATG GACCTAGTAAAAAGCCATCTGATGTATGCGGTGCGTGAAGAGGTGGAGGTCTTAAAGGAGCAGATCAAGGAGCTGTTTGAGAGGAACTCTGTGCTGGAGAGGGAGAACGCGGTGTTGAAATCTTTGGCCAACAGCGAGCAGCTGTCCCAGCTGCCTGCGCAGTCGGCCACCAGCTCCGGCACCACGCCCCCCCAGCAAGGACTCATCCAGCCTCAGCCACAGGCCCAGCCTCCGCTTCAAGTTCAGCCTCAGCCTCAGTCACACGgccagctccagctccagcacCACCCCAAACCCCAGCAGCTCCAGACTCAGCTCGATCCTGGCCAACAACAAATGCAACCCAACGTCACCTCTGCTTGA
- the LOC117953753 gene encoding TSC22 domain family protein 2-like isoform X2 — MSKMPAKKKSCFQITSVTQAQVAGIGAADDTESLDDPDESRTEDVSSEIYDMSRAEYEPACEINVSEEALNNVGESEAIIVMAPSHIPQGGQVSAMSGNIMGEFRKVGVSGSTQGGPQPPGLGATTGVSLFTQPGAMQQQPAPAASGPVNTSQPAAVTSPAPPPATSTVSCTSRFRVIKLDHGTGEPFRRGRWTCTEFYEKDSEGSAVSRTGDSIRHASATTLDPAADRDSGLGHTGGSVVTPATHSGQGLGSVADASLSSSRMHLVEMPPPQQQQQQQIHHPNYSATQSAFSSIKPTVGSLQPSAPQSVLPLGQNGLPQSVIHMQKSPIMPLSAQPIAYPPLQQQQPVPIGHQLNSVSSGLLQNQTEYYQQQQPTSMQSGVSTGQTLPVSSLSAGLQPVGQGHTSVLLPSSGGASVPSQVGDVVGAGGGSVPTGQPAPGLLQQQTGGMGGVGGSMLVGGSALHPQAVSQYTATGQPQPHGILSTSSGVQNVPAIAVSATVITAVSSASSAAMPNATTSSLPPGQIPHSRTLVALGMQGLPATGFGHKEGGVGGKLEGLVNAQSPVVSGKEPVRSLMPESLQLATPTVNSLFGIHIPDDGDMDRASGTNVAAIDNKIEQAMDLVKSHLMYAVREEVEVLKEQIKELFERNSVLERENAVLKSLANSEQLSQLPAQSATSSGTTPPQQGLIQPQPQAQPPLQVQPQPQSHGQLQLQHHPKPQQLQTQLDPGQQQMQPNVTSA, encoded by the exons ATGTCGAAAATGCCGGCCAAGAAAAAGAGCTGTTTTCAGATCACGAGTGTGACTCAGGCCCAGGTGGCGGGTATAGGTGCCGCCGACGACACGGAGAGTCTGGACGATCCAGACGAGTCACGGACTGAAGATGTCTCGTCAGAGATATACGACATGTCAAGGGCTGAGTACGAGCCTGCATGTGAAATTAATGTATCTGAAGAAGCCCTGAATAATGTCGGGGAGTCAGAGGCAATCATTGTTATGGCACCATCACACATACCTCAAGGCGGTCAGGTGTCTGCCATGTCAGGCAATATCATGGGGGAGTTTCGAAAGGTGGGAGTGTCGGGCTCAACTCAAGGTGGTCCGCAGCCTCCGGGGCTCGGCGCTACTACCGGTGTGTCCCTCTTCACTCAGCCTGGGGCAATGCAGCAACAGCCTGCTCCAGCAGCCAGCGGTCCAGTAAACACATCCCAACCTGCTGCAGTGACCagtccagctcctcctcctgccaCCTCCACGGTGAGTTGCACTTCACGCTTCAGGGTCATTAAACTCGATCATGGTACTGGAGAACCCTTTCGAAGAGGCAGGTGGACATGTACGGAGTTTTATGAGAAAGACTCTGAGGGCTCTGCTGTTAGTAGAACTGGGGATAGCATTAGGCATGCCAGTGCAACAACACTGGACCCTgctgcagacagagacagtggGCTTGGGCATACAGGAGGATCTGTGGTTACCCCGGCAACACACTCAGGTCAGGGCTTGGGCTCTGTGGCGGATGCTTCTCTCTCTTCGTCCCGCATGCATTTGGTGGAGATGCCGCcaccgcagcagcagcagcagcagcagatccaCCATCCTAACTACAGCGCCACACAGAGTGCTTTCTCCAGCATCAAGCCAACAGTGGGAAGTCTCCAGCCTTCTGCTCCCCAGAGCGTGCTGCCTCTCGGACAAAACGGCCTGCCTCAATCTGTTATCCACATGCAGAAGTCCCCCATAATGCCTCTTTCAGCTCAGCCCATTGCTTACCCTCccctgcagcagcaacagccgGTTCCTATTGGCCACCAGCTGAACAGCGTGTCTTCTGGATTGCTACAGAACCAGACAGAGTACTATCAGCAGCAACAGCCCACCTCCATGCAGTCAGGAGTATCCACTGGCCAGACCCTTCCAGTGTCCAGCCTCTCAGCGGGGCTACAGCCTGTGGGACAAGGACACACTTCGGTTTTGCTTCCATCCTCTGGAGGGGCTTCCGTGCCCAGTCAGGTTGGAGATGTTGtaggagcaggaggagggtCTGTGCCTACCGGACAGCCAGCTCCAGGCCTCTTGCAGCAGCAGACAGGAGGAATGGGAGGTGTAGGAGGCTCCATGCTGGTTGGTGGATCTGCTTTGCATCCGCAGGCAGTGAGTCAGTATACAGCCACTGGACAGCCTCAACCCCACGGCATCCTCTCTACATCCTCCGGTGTACAAAATGTGCCTGCCATCGCAGTGAGCGCCACTGTGATCACTGCTGTGTCCAGTGCCTCCAGTGCAGCCATGCCAAATGCGACGACCTCCAGTTTGCCTCCAGGTCAGATACCCCACAGCAGGACTCTAGTGGCTTTGGGGATGCAGGGCCTCCCAGCAACTGGATTTGGACATAAAGAGGGTGGTGTTGGAGGGAAGTTAGAGGGTCTTGTCAATGCACAGTCTCCTGTTGTCTCTGGTAAGGAACCAGTGAGGTCCCTCATGCCTGAGAGCCTGCAGCTCGCCACTCCCACTGTCAACAGCCTGTTTGGAATCCACATACCTGATGACGGAGATATGGACAG gGCCTCTGGAACCAATGTTGCAGCCATTGACAATAAAATTGAACAGGCAATG GACCTAGTAAAAAGCCATCTGATGTATGCGGTGCGTGAAGAGGTGGAGGTCTTAAAGGAGCAGATCAAGGAGCTGTTTGAGAGGAACTCTGTGCTGGAGAGGGAGAACGCGGTGTTGAAATCTTTGGCCAACAGCGAGCAGCTGTCCCAGCTGCCTGCGCAGTCGGCCACCAGCTCCGGCACCACGCCCCCCCAGCAAGGACTCATCCAGCCTCAGCCACAGGCCCAGCCTCCGCTTCAAGTTCAGCCTCAGCCTCAGTCACACGgccagctccagctccagcacCACCCCAAACCCCAGCAGCTCCAGACTCAGCTCGATCCTGGCCAACAACAAATGCAACCCAACGTCACCTCTGCTTGA